TGTTGCTGAATATGAGGACGGTATTGGGCAACATCCGTTTCTGCAAAAGTGATATTGCTGCGTGGAAACCCGATGTGGTTATCCTCATCGACTATCCTGGTTTTAACTTTCGTATTGCGGAATTTGCCCATAACGCAGGATTCAAAGTTTTTTACTACATCGCTCCTAAGGTTTGGGCCTGGAAGGAGGGCCGCGTGAAACGAATTCAGCAGAATGTAGATAAGCTCTTTATCATTTTTCCTTTCGAAACGGAATACTTTAAACGCTTTGGTATAGATGCCTTTTATGCAGGTAATCCGCTGGTAGATAGCGTAGCACAGAAATTGCAGCTAGTGCCGTCCAAGGATCAGTTCTCCCGTGAACATGGTCTCGACGAACGGCCAATTATTACTTTGCTTGCCGGCAGCAGAAAGCAGGAAATTGCTTACTGCCTACCAACGATGGCCAAATTAGCAGCCGAGTTTCCCGATTACCAAGTGGTGGTGGCGGGTGCACCTTCACTTACTGCTGACGACTATCAGCCCATTCTTGAAGGAACCGATGTTAAGGTTGTCTTTGGTAAAACATACGAGCTGCTGGCCTTGGCAAGGGCTGCAGCAGTGGTTTCGGGAACCGCCACGCTAGAGGCTGCACTCATAGGAACGCCACAGGTGGTTTGCTATCGGGGTTCCGCCATATCCATAGCCATTGCCCGCAGGTTTGTGAAGGTGAAGTATATCTCTTTGGTCAACCTCATTATGGATAGGGAGGTGGTGAAAGAACTAATTCAAAAAGATTTTACGCTTGATAGCGTAGCCTCCGAGCTAAGATTATTACT
This window of the Williamwhitmania sp. genome carries:
- the lpxB gene encoding lipid-A-disaccharide synthase; translation: MRYYIISGEASGDLHGSMLIRGIKQHDAETEIRFWGGDLMAAEAGAPVKHYRELAFMGFLEVLLNMRTVLGNIRFCKSDIAAWKPDVVILIDYPGFNFRIAEFAHNAGFKVFYYIAPKVWAWKEGRVKRIQQNVDKLFIIFPFETEYFKRFGIDAFYAGNPLVDSVAQKLQLVPSKDQFSREHGLDERPIITLLAGSRKQEIAYCLPTMAKLAAEFPDYQVVVAGAPSLTADDYQPILEGTDVKVVFGKTYELLALARAAAVVSGTATLEAALIGTPQVVCYRGSAISIAIARRFVKVKYISLVNLIMDREVVKELIQKDFTLDSVASELRLLLQDGPSRDAMLASYASLCSMLGEPAVANRVAAQMVKELKSRIS